A window of Desulfovibrionales bacterium contains these coding sequences:
- a CDS encoding SIR2 family protein: MAKKREAQASAETSVIEAEDVMSALKAPQFYELVEEFVKLLSQSRRAFLIGAGCSKCAGLPLMEELTQEVLTAIPSTDKAHQILQELIQQFQGAQGCTIEDYMSELVDFISIATRRAFRFSTKANVTIEATSYSAKELEEALAAIKQQIEQAIVKRQVDIQHHRSFVKAIHGRLQSGKSGAVQPVDYFTLNYDTLVEDALSLERIPIADGFNGGVTGWWSTDAYDERGVHARVFKVHGSIDWCLIEDDVLPSRIRPSLKDDKQREPVLIWPAATKYRETQRDPYAQIIGRLRTTLRPGPSNEVVLAIIGYSFGDSHINYELNRALHESDGRVSFVIFTSDDTPTGILKDWLDDSSVKEHVRIHANKGFFHADTRTESETPLPWWRFELLVRLLGGER, encoded by the coding sequence ATGGCTAAGAAACGGGAAGCCCAAGCGTCAGCGGAAACCTCGGTTATCGAAGCAGAGGATGTCATGTCGGCTTTGAAGGCACCCCAGTTTTATGAACTAGTCGAAGAGTTCGTGAAACTCTTATCTCAAAGCAGGCGAGCTTTCTTGATTGGCGCAGGGTGCAGCAAGTGCGCGGGCTTGCCGCTGATGGAAGAACTAACACAGGAGGTTCTCACGGCGATCCCTTCGACGGACAAAGCCCATCAGATACTTCAAGAGCTTATTCAGCAATTTCAGGGAGCACAGGGTTGTACTATCGAGGACTACATGAGCGAGCTTGTAGATTTTATCTCCATTGCGACGAGAAGAGCGTTTCGATTTTCTACTAAGGCGAACGTCACCATCGAGGCTACATCCTATTCAGCCAAGGAATTGGAGGAGGCCTTGGCTGCCATAAAGCAGCAGATCGAACAAGCGATTGTTAAGAGGCAGGTAGACATCCAGCACCATCGCAGCTTCGTGAAGGCAATCCACGGTAGGCTTCAATCGGGCAAATCCGGGGCGGTTCAGCCGGTGGATTATTTCACCCTCAACTATGACACGCTCGTTGAAGATGCGTTGTCGCTAGAGAGAATTCCGATAGCGGACGGCTTCAATGGTGGCGTAACGGGCTGGTGGAGCACCGATGCGTATGACGAACGCGGCGTTCATGCGCGAGTTTTCAAAGTGCATGGTTCGATTGATTGGTGCCTGATCGAAGACGATGTGCTTCCGTCACGAATACGCCCGAGCCTGAAGGATGATAAGCAGCGAGAGCCGGTTCTAATCTGGCCAGCGGCGACAAAATACCGCGAAACACAACGAGACCCCTATGCGCAGATCATTGGCAGGTTACGGACCACGCTGCGGCCTGGCCCCAGCAACGAGGTCGTGCTTGCCATCATTGGCTATTCATTTGGCGATTCCCACATCAATTATGAACTTAATCGAGCGCTGCACGAGTCTGACGGACGAGTATCGTTCGTCATTTTTACCAGTGACGACACACCAACCGGGATCTTGAAAGACTGGCTAGACGATTCATCGGTAAAAGAGCACGTGCGTATTCACGCGAACAAGGGTTTCTTCCATGCAGATACACGGACCGAATCTGAGACACCCTTACCATGGTGGCGGTTCGAGCTACTCGTTCGATTGTTGGGAGGCGAGCGATGA
- a CDS encoding helix-turn-helix domain-containing protein: MKQKSFEKIAIPTEGEAVELKESVGEWKEIVKTCAAFATAHGGRIFIGVADNGQPVGVQIGKGTLEDLTNKIVQNTNPKTVPAVAIIQRKGKIVITLDVPENPAKPVYAFDKPLRRSGRTNQTLSPAEAADLYFATRGITWDETILDEASLQDINVEKVRSFLGRARNERRLNAGADTPADQVLRQLNLIRDKKTTIAAILLFGKEPERLMPQSALRCARFKGDDTVHFLDMKVIEGSVIDQVEEAMAFVRRNTSMAVKIEGKPERTEQWEYPLDAVREAITNAVCHRDYADSGNVQVRIFDHGLEVWNPGTLPAGLTVDDLRRNHESKPRNKLIARMFFLIRYIEQFGTGTGRMIEECRMAGIPEPEFESRGGSFRVVFRKTIPVERRFAEAGLNERQLKALSLIAERGQITLSEFAQLMKMPKRTLQRDIQGLLKKGLLVKRGTGKTTRYEPNK; encoded by the coding sequence GTGAAGCAAAAAAGCTTTGAAAAGATAGCGATTCCTACTGAGGGAGAAGCGGTTGAACTTAAGGAATCCGTGGGGGAGTGGAAAGAAATCGTCAAAACCTGCGCAGCCTTTGCGACGGCACATGGCGGCCGTATCTTTATCGGAGTCGCGGATAATGGCCAGCCAGTCGGTGTTCAGATCGGCAAAGGGACACTGGAGGACCTCACCAACAAGATAGTCCAAAACACCAATCCGAAGACCGTCCCGGCTGTTGCTATAATCCAAAGAAAAGGTAAGATTGTCATTACGCTCGATGTGCCGGAAAACCCTGCGAAGCCGGTATATGCCTTCGATAAACCATTGCGTCGTTCCGGCAGGACGAACCAGACACTCTCGCCAGCCGAGGCGGCCGACCTTTATTTCGCTACACGTGGAATTACTTGGGATGAGACGATATTGGACGAGGCATCCCTCCAGGACATCAATGTTGAAAAAGTACGGAGTTTTTTGGGGCGGGCAAGAAATGAACGGCGACTGAATGCAGGCGCCGATACGCCTGCCGATCAAGTACTGCGTCAACTGAATCTGATTCGGGACAAGAAAACCACTATTGCGGCAATTTTGCTCTTCGGAAAAGAGCCGGAGCGGTTGATGCCCCAGTCTGCCTTACGGTGCGCGCGTTTCAAGGGCGACGATACGGTTCATTTCCTCGACATGAAGGTTATAGAAGGATCCGTTATCGATCAGGTCGAAGAGGCGATGGCGTTTGTTCGGCGCAACACAAGCATGGCGGTAAAGATCGAGGGAAAACCGGAACGGACCGAGCAATGGGAATATCCGCTGGACGCGGTCCGCGAGGCGATCACCAATGCGGTGTGCCACCGCGACTATGCCGATTCCGGAAATGTCCAGGTACGGATTTTCGATCACGGTCTTGAGGTATGGAATCCCGGAACGTTGCCGGCGGGGCTTACCGTGGACGATCTGCGCCGGAACCATGAGTCCAAGCCGCGAAACAAGTTGATTGCCCGTATGTTCTTCCTGATCCGTTACATCGAGCAGTTTGGAACCGGGACCGGCCGAATGATTGAAGAATGCCGGATGGCAGGCATCCCGGAGCCCGAGTTTGAGTCGCGCGGCGGGAGTTTCAGGGTTGTCTTTCGGAAGACTATTCCTGTGGAACGGCGATTCGCGGAAGCGGGACTGAACGAGCGGCAGTTGAAAGCGCTCAGCCTCATCGCGGAGAGAGGTCAGATCACACTATCGGAGTTTGCTCAGCTTATGAAGATGCCCAAGCGCACGCTACAACGTGACATCCAGGGCTTACTGAAGAAAGGGCTATTGGTCAAACGCGGCACCGGAAAAACCACTCGGTATGAGCCGAATAAATGA
- a CDS encoding cytochrome c3 family protein codes for MSEEHVSTGGREGGHKQAGGGLGMLAAGFVVAIVVGWLLYPAIVMSSKPQPINFNHKVHGVEGAGLACDGCHTFREDGSFTGIPRLDNCIQCHASAQGESPEEAKLVEQYVTPNKEIPWLSYSYQPLCVFFSHAAHVKMAQLECTTCHEDMSKSSSSPPVKVYRISGYSKNTMSMEACEDCHAKKGTSNACFVCHK; via the coding sequence ATGTCTGAAGAGCACGTATCGACTGGAGGAAGAGAAGGGGGACACAAGCAGGCCGGCGGGGGGTTAGGTATGCTGGCTGCTGGTTTTGTAGTAGCCATTGTGGTTGGCTGGCTTCTTTATCCGGCTATTGTCATGTCTTCGAAGCCTCAACCCATTAATTTCAACCATAAGGTGCACGGCGTAGAAGGAGCGGGATTAGCCTGTGACGGTTGCCATACTTTCCGTGAAGATGGCAGTTTTACCGGCATTCCCAGGCTGGACAATTGTATCCAGTGTCATGCATCGGCGCAGGGTGAGAGTCCGGAAGAGGCCAAGTTGGTCGAACAGTATGTCACGCCCAATAAGGAGATACCGTGGCTTAGTTATTCCTATCAGCCATTGTGTGTCTTCTTTTCCCATGCCGCCCATGTCAAAATGGCTCAACTGGAATGCACGACATGCCATGAGGATATGAGCAAATCCAGTAGCAGTCCTCCGGTAAAGGTCTATAGAATATCAGGCTACAGCAAGAATACCATGTCCATGGAAGCGTGTGAGGATTGCCACGCCAAAAAGGGCACGAGCAATGCCTGTTTTGTGTGTCATAAATGA
- a CDS encoding DUF87 domain-containing protein, with the protein MSKTRQQPGDPIENLSIGTIIEVDGTHIVAELDAQISELSRVYGGVIYPIGQFGSIIRIHYGRTLIYGYVSRLRMKAEYQREKGIVSETSSTARVVEADLFGEGEWVHEGDGTHQGWRLRFERGVSTFPLPQQKVYLTPKTELKYVFGEGEGVPIEIGEHVGSGGTPAYANMNELLGKHTAILGSTGAGKSGAVASILHAITARGSDKNYVRWNPRIVILDPHNEYGDAFPGHKRLSTDERTLSLPYWLLNFQETISLLIGKTEFVATSQANIVKTALLTVRQEGATAIGVDAKEITVDSPVPYSLDKFKQLVEADRPTQASKQDSHNSILQKLEVLRRDARLRFMMNDWNGSTDEFASIVHQFLGGGEAIRIVDLSGVPNEVAGAASSAIARTLFSIKVWQTVKERERSPMLVVCEEAHRYVPNRGEAQYEAAQDAIRRLAKEGRKYGIGLMLVSQRPNEVEATVLSQCNSWIIMRITNDADREHVRAILPDSLSGLTKILSGLRRREAIFVGQATLLPSRILVKQLQKDQLPRSHDIDFDRGWQNDPLPDELLTEIGNRWRIQRRDPTGQ; encoded by the coding sequence ATGAGCAAGACTCGCCAACAACCCGGTGACCCGATTGAAAACCTATCCATAGGGACAATTATCGAAGTCGATGGGACCCATATTGTCGCCGAGCTCGATGCTCAGATATCCGAGCTGTCACGGGTCTACGGTGGGGTCATCTACCCCATTGGACAATTTGGCTCGATCATTAGGATTCACTACGGCAGAACGCTCATCTATGGATATGTGAGTCGCCTTCGCATGAAGGCTGAATATCAAAGAGAGAAGGGAATCGTGTCGGAGACCAGCTCTACGGCTCGTGTAGTTGAAGCAGACCTTTTCGGTGAAGGCGAGTGGGTACACGAAGGGGATGGAACTCACCAGGGCTGGAGACTGCGGTTCGAGCGCGGCGTATCGACGTTCCCATTGCCCCAACAGAAGGTCTACCTCACGCCAAAGACAGAGTTGAAATACGTATTCGGCGAAGGCGAGGGTGTACCAATCGAAATCGGCGAGCACGTGGGATCAGGCGGGACCCCTGCATACGCAAACATGAATGAGTTGCTGGGAAAGCATACAGCAATTCTCGGTTCAACAGGTGCGGGCAAGTCGGGAGCGGTTGCCTCTATCCTTCATGCGATTACAGCGCGAGGAAGTGACAAGAACTACGTACGCTGGAACCCCAGGATCGTGATCCTCGACCCACATAATGAATACGGAGATGCCTTTCCAGGGCACAAACGGCTTTCAACGGACGAGAGAACACTATCCTTGCCTTATTGGCTTTTAAATTTCCAGGAGACAATCAGCCTTCTAATTGGGAAAACCGAATTCGTTGCTACTTCGCAAGCGAACATTGTCAAGACTGCGCTTCTAACTGTTCGCCAAGAGGGGGCAACGGCAATTGGCGTGGACGCAAAAGAGATTACTGTTGATTCCCCAGTTCCCTATTCCCTAGACAAGTTTAAACAATTGGTGGAAGCTGACAGGCCGACACAGGCGAGTAAGCAGGATTCGCACAATTCCATTCTTCAAAAGTTAGAGGTGTTACGCCGCGATGCGCGTTTGCGCTTCATGATGAACGACTGGAACGGAAGCACGGATGAGTTTGCTTCGATCGTGCACCAATTTCTTGGCGGTGGTGAGGCGATACGAATTGTGGATCTATCAGGAGTTCCCAACGAGGTTGCGGGCGCGGCGAGCTCGGCGATCGCCAGAACACTTTTCTCGATTAAAGTGTGGCAGACCGTGAAAGAAAGGGAGCGGTCACCTATGCTTGTTGTATGTGAAGAGGCCCATCGCTATGTCCCGAACAGAGGCGAGGCTCAATATGAGGCCGCCCAGGACGCTATCCGAAGGCTCGCAAAGGAAGGTCGAAAATACGGTATCGGCCTAATGCTTGTATCACAACGGCCGAATGAAGTTGAGGCGACAGTTTTGTCTCAATGTAACTCATGGATCATTATGCGAATTACGAACGACGCCGACCGTGAACACGTGCGGGCGATTCTCCCAGACTCGCTATCCGGGTTGACTAAGATCCTTTCTGGTCTTCGTCGCCGAGAAGCGATTTTCGTTGGGCAAGCGACATTGCTCCCATCACGCATTCTGGTGAAACAATTGCAAAAAGATCAACTTCCCCGTTCGCACGACATTGATTTCGACAGGGGCTGGCAGAATGATCCCCTCCCTGATGAACTCTTGACGGAGATTGGAAACAGATGGCGAATTCAGCGGAGAGATCCGACAGGGCAATGA
- a CDS encoding Fic/DOC family N-terminal domain-containing protein: MKPFTPDSLPLDRVDWAAHVSLIGQANAALARYDGMLQGVVNPAVLLSPLTTQEAMLSSRIEGTQAGMEEVLEYEAALKKLVANWRALIDQRLAATESSLFGKAMRNPA; encoded by the coding sequence ATGAAACCCTTTACACCGGACAGCCTGCCCCTCGACCGTGTTGACTGGGCCGCCCATGTTTCCCTGATCGGACAGGCGAACGCCGCCCTGGCCAGGTATGACGGCATGCTCCAAGGGGTGGTCAACCCGGCAGTGCTGCTTTCGCCTTTGACCACCCAAGAGGCCATGCTTTCTTCCCGCATCGAGGGCACCCAAGCCGGTATGGAAGAGGTGCTGGAATATGAGGCTGCGCTCAAGAAACTCGTCGCCAACTGGCGGGCGCTCATCGATCAACGGCTGGCCGCGACGGAGAGTAGTCTTTTCGGCAAAGCTATGAGGAATCCGGCGTGA
- the mpl gene encoding UDP-N-acetylmuramate:L-alanyl-gamma-D-glutamyl-meso-diaminopimelate ligase, with the protein MSDLDMSLNKVPEKLQCVHLMGICGTGMGALAGMLKEKGLEVTGSDTQVYPPMSTFLASLGIKIFQGYSPDNLGHDPDLVIVGNVIRRENEEARGLAERNIPFVSFPQALKYFFLREKTPLVVAGTHGKTTTASILAAILEHAGLDPGFMIGGIVKGFGRNYKLGKGPYFVIEGDEYDTAFFDKGPKFLHYQPHIAILTSVEFDHADIYRDLAEVKDAFRRFVRIIPASGALVAHTEDGIVREVIKDAPCPVIGYGEDKGLTWTLAGCLTEGEGVRFSVKKEGGFYAEFISPLIGRHNALNTLAVIAVLDRIGLSPEAIQAGLSSFQGVCRRQEVRGIKNDVTVIDDFAHHPTAVRETLLALRAAYPGRRLIAVFEPRTNSSRRRVFQDDYALSFDAADSIIVREPPGLENIPEQDRFSSRNLIEDLKTRGRTAYYFPDTDGILGFLKEHARGGDVIAIMSNGGFDNIHEKLLAIL; encoded by the coding sequence ATGTCTGACTTAGATATGAGCCTAAACAAGGTGCCTGAAAAGTTGCAGTGCGTCCATCTTATGGGTATCTGCGGGACAGGCATGGGCGCCTTGGCCGGGATGCTTAAGGAAAAAGGCCTTGAGGTCACCGGTTCCGATACCCAGGTCTATCCGCCTATGAGCACTTTTCTGGCCTCTCTCGGCATCAAAATCTTTCAGGGCTATAGCCCGGATAACCTGGGTCACGATCCGGACCTGGTCATTGTCGGCAACGTGATCCGCCGCGAAAATGAAGAGGCACGAGGCCTGGCCGAAAGGAATATCCCCTTTGTCTCTTTTCCACAGGCGTTGAAATACTTTTTTTTAAGAGAAAAGACTCCGCTGGTGGTGGCCGGTACACATGGAAAGACCACTACGGCCTCCATTTTGGCCGCCATACTGGAACATGCCGGGCTGGATCCTGGTTTCATGATCGGGGGTATCGTCAAGGGGTTCGGGCGCAATTATAAACTGGGCAAGGGGCCTTATTTTGTAATAGAGGGCGATGAATATGATACGGCCTTTTTTGATAAGGGTCCCAAGTTCCTGCACTACCAGCCCCATATAGCCATATTGACCAGCGTGGAGTTCGATCATGCCGATATCTATCGGGATCTGGCGGAGGTAAAGGATGCCTTCCGGCGTTTTGTCCGGATTATCCCGGCGTCAGGCGCCTTGGTGGCGCATACCGAGGACGGGATAGTAAGAGAGGTTATTAAGGATGCCCCCTGCCCGGTTATAGGATACGGTGAAGATAAGGGGTTGACATGGACCCTGGCAGGTTGCCTGACTGAAGGAGAAGGAGTGAGGTTTTCCGTTAAAAAAGAGGGCGGATTCTATGCCGAATTCATCAGCCCGCTTATAGGCAGGCACAATGCTCTTAATACCCTGGCGGTCATAGCGGTGTTGGACAGGATAGGCCTTTCGCCGGAGGCGATTCAGGCCGGACTGTCTTCCTTCCAGGGGGTATGCCGCAGGCAGGAGGTAAGGGGTATAAAGAATGATGTCACGGTCATCGACGATTTTGCCCACCACCCTACGGCCGTGCGCGAGACCCTTCTGGCCCTCAGGGCTGCTTATCCGGGGAGGCGTTTGATAGCGGTTTTTGAACCACGAACCAATTCCAGCCGTCGCAGGGTATTTCAGGATGATTATGCCCTTTCATTTGATGCGGCTGATTCCATAATTGTGCGTGAACCGCCTGGTCTGGAAAATATCCCGGAACAGGATCGCTTCTCTTCCAGGAACCTGATTGAGGATTTAAAGACACGGGGCCGGACTGCCTATTATTTTCCCGACACAGACGGCATATTAGGATTTTTGAAGGAACATGCCAGGGGAGGGGATGTAATTGCCATTATGTCCAACGGCGGTTTTGACAATATCCATGAAAAATTGCTGGCTATTTTATAA
- a CDS encoding ATP-binding protein: MTEHRKTIFVSSVRKELQAERWAIKEFVGNDPLLRRFFEVFLFEDLPAQDRRADEVYLEEVGRCDIYLGLFGNEYGFESIDGVSPTELEFDEATAKGKPRLIFVKGADDKARHPKALQLIRKARSQLIRRRFAGIPDLTASLYASLVEHMEHSGDLRRLPFDASACERATMDDLCREKIKAFLAVARRERNYPLLANAGREKVLAHLNLVDEGRPNHAAVLLFSKEPQRFLITSEVKCLHFHGTQVRKPIPSYQIYKGTVFELVDQALDFVLSKINRRIGTREHSVQAPVDYELPLEAVREAIVNAVAHRDYTSNASVQVMLFADRLEVWNPGELPPPLTPALLRQPHASIPRNPLIAEPLYLARYIEKAGSGTLDMIERCRDISLPEPDFEQRAGQWVVTLWRDWLTAQVMTGLGLSDRQTKAVTYVKVHGRITNSEYQVLAGIIRKTAARDLDDLVAKDVLKRVGSKRGVHYVLARKK, translated from the coding sequence ATGACGGAGCACCGGAAGACAATCTTTGTCAGCAGCGTCCGGAAGGAACTCCAGGCAGAGCGATGGGCCATCAAGGAATTCGTGGGGAATGACCCCTTGCTCCGACGTTTCTTTGAGGTCTTTCTGTTCGAGGACTTGCCCGCACAGGACCGTAGGGCCGATGAAGTCTATCTGGAAGAAGTCGGACGGTGCGATATCTATCTGGGTCTGTTCGGCAACGAATACGGATTCGAAAGCATTGACGGCGTTTCCCCGACCGAACTCGAATTCGACGAGGCAACCGCCAAAGGCAAGCCGCGTCTCATTTTCGTCAAGGGAGCAGACGACAAGGCACGGCATCCGAAGGCATTGCAATTGATCCGTAAAGCCCGCAGCCAGCTCATCCGCCGCCGTTTTGCGGGTATCCCCGATCTGACGGCTTCCCTGTACGCCTCTCTCGTAGAGCACATGGAACACTCCGGCGATCTGAGAAGGCTGCCCTTCGATGCTTCCGCTTGCGAGCGGGCGACGATGGACGATCTGTGCCGGGAGAAGATCAAGGCGTTTCTTGCTGTGGCAAGGCGGGAACGAAACTATCCTCTGCTGGCGAATGCCGGCCGCGAAAAGGTGCTTGCCCACCTCAATCTCGTGGATGAGGGCAGACCAAACCACGCGGCCGTCCTTCTGTTCAGCAAGGAGCCCCAACGGTTTCTGATTACGTCGGAAGTGAAGTGTCTTCATTTCCATGGCACCCAGGTTCGCAAGCCCATTCCGTCCTACCAAATATATAAGGGCACTGTATTTGAGTTGGTGGATCAGGCTTTGGACTTCGTGCTTTCCAAGATCAATCGGCGCATCGGCACCCGTGAACACAGCGTTCAAGCCCCTGTGGACTACGAACTGCCGCTGGAGGCGGTAAGGGAAGCCATCGTCAATGCCGTGGCCCATCGGGACTACACAAGCAACGCCAGCGTGCAGGTCATGCTCTTCGCCGACAGGTTGGAGGTATGGAACCCCGGCGAGTTGCCGCCGCCGCTCACCCCGGCGCTGCTTCGGCAACCTCATGCTTCCATCCCGCGCAATCCACTCATAGCTGAGCCTTTATACCTGGCCCGCTACATCGAAAAGGCGGGAAGCGGCACTCTTGATATGATCGAGCGCTGCAGGGACATTAGCCTTCCAGAACCGGACTTCGAGCAACGGGCCGGGCAGTGGGTGGTGACTCTGTGGCGGGACTGGCTGACGGCGCAGGTGATGACCGGGCTCGGCTTGAGCGACCGGCAGACAAAGGCTGTAACTTATGTGAAAGTACATGGGCGCATCACGAACTCAGAGTATCAGGTACTGGCAGGCATTATCCGGAAAACGGCTGCGCGCGATCTCGATGATCTTGTGGCAAAAGATGTTCTGAAACGCGTAGGTTCGAAGCGGGGCGTGCATTATGTCTTGGCGAGAAAGAAATGA